The Amycolatopsis sp. QT-25 genomic sequence TCTTCCAGCGCCGCGAAGTGCCCACCGCGATCGACATCGGTCCACCGCACGATCGTGTGCGCGTCCTCCGAATACCGCCGGATCCCGACGTCGTGCGCGAAGATCAGCGCAGCCGTCGGCACGCCGGAGTTCTTCTCGACGGCTCCCCAGGTCTCCGCCTGCGCGTAGCCGACGTACGCGGACGAAGCCGCCGTGCCGGTGAGCCAGGTGAACATGACGTTGGTCAGCAACCGATCGCGGCCGATGATCTCCTCCGGCAGCGTCGGTCGCGGATGCGTCCATTCCCGGAACTTGTCCATGATCCAGGCCAGCTGCGCGATCGGCGAGTCCACGAGCCCGTAACCGAGGGTCTGCGGCCGCGTCGACTGGATCGCGATGTAACCGAACTCCTCTTGCATGAACGCGCCGATCCGCTGGACGCGGTCGCGTTCGATGTCGGTGAGCGAAGCGAGTTCCTCCTCCGACAACGGCATCGGGGGCATCGGCGACAGTCCGCCGTTGACGTGCACGCCGATCACGTCGTCCGGCGCGACCCTGCCCACCTCCGGCGACACGGAAGCGCCGAGGTCGCCGCCCTGCACGCCGTAACGTTCGTATCCGAGCCGGCGCATCAGCTCCGCCCACGCGCGGCCGATCCGCGGCATGGTCCAGCCGGAATCCGAGACGGGGCCCGAAAAACCGAAGCCGGGTAGCGACGGGATCACGAGGTGGAACGCGTCCGCGGGATCGCCCCCGTACGCCTTCGGGTCGGTGAGCGGACCGATGACGTCGAGGAACTCCACCACCGAACCCGGCCAGCCGTGCGTGAGGATCAGCGGCGTCGCTTCGGCTTCGGGCGAGCGGACGTGCAGGAAGTGGATCCGCTGCCCGTCGATGACCGTGGTGAACTGCGGATGGCCGTTGATCTCACGCTCGGCGGCGCGCCAGTCGTAACCGTGGCGCCAGTGTTCGGCGAGCCCGCGCAGCCA encodes the following:
- a CDS encoding epoxide hydrolase family protein, with the protein product MENTEIRPFRLDVPQEQLDELHARIDGTRWPAPLPGDGWDTGVPVEWLRGLAEHWRHGYDWRAAEREINGHPQFTTVIDGQRIHFLHVRSPEAEATPLILTHGWPGSVVEFLDVIGPLTDPKAYGGDPADAFHLVIPSLPGFGFSGPVSDSGWTMPRIGRAWAELMRRLGYERYGVQGGDLGASVSPEVGRVAPDDVIGVHVNGGLSPMPPMPLSEEELASLTDIERDRVQRIGAFMQEEFGYIAIQSTRPQTLGYGLVDSPIAQLAWIMDKFREWTHPRPTLPEEIIGRDRLLTNVMFTWLTGTAASSAYVGYAQAETWGAVEKNSGVPTAALIFAHDVGIRRYSEDAHTIVRWTDVDRGGHFAALEEPEILVADVREFFRSLK